A window of Ruania suaedae contains these coding sequences:
- a CDS encoding beta-ketoacyl-[acyl-carrier-protein] synthase family protein produces MTDQPNVVVTGLGTTNPLGGDVSSTWAGALAGRSGVRTLPHDWVAEFDLPVTFAGQLAVPPEDVLPRPQMRRMDPSAQFAMIAAREAWADAGTPELDGERIGAVIASGIGGVTTLVNAWDTIRDKGARRVLPLTVPMLMPNSPAAYVSIEIGAKAGSHTPVSACASGAEAIAYGLEMIRTGRADVVVAGGTEAATHPLPIASFAKMQALSTRNDDPAGASRPYDVDRDGFVLGEGAAVVVLESEEHARARGARIYARVAGAGMSADAYDVAPPDPSGAGQSRALRLALENAGITAADLVHINAHATSTPAGDGVEAAAIRASLGEHADHVAVSATKSMTGHLLGGAGALESLLTILAVRDHQAPPTINVANPEPGLPIDLVRDTPRDLPAGQIAALNNAFGFGGHNVALVITSA; encoded by the coding sequence ATGACCGACCAGCCGAACGTCGTCGTCACCGGCCTCGGGACGACCAACCCCCTCGGTGGTGACGTCTCGAGCACGTGGGCCGGAGCCCTCGCCGGCCGGTCCGGAGTGCGCACCCTCCCGCACGACTGGGTCGCCGAGTTCGACCTGCCCGTCACCTTCGCCGGGCAGCTCGCCGTGCCCCCCGAGGACGTGCTCCCGCGCCCCCAGATGCGCCGGATGGACCCCAGCGCCCAGTTCGCGATGATCGCCGCCCGCGAGGCCTGGGCCGACGCAGGCACCCCCGAGCTCGACGGTGAGCGCATCGGTGCGGTCATCGCCTCCGGGATCGGCGGCGTCACCACCCTCGTCAATGCCTGGGACACCATCCGGGACAAGGGTGCGCGCCGCGTGCTGCCGCTGACGGTGCCGATGCTCATGCCCAACTCCCCCGCCGCCTACGTCTCCATCGAGATCGGCGCCAAGGCGGGCTCGCACACGCCGGTCTCCGCCTGCGCCTCCGGCGCCGAGGCCATCGCCTACGGGCTGGAGATGATCCGCACCGGTCGCGCCGACGTCGTCGTGGCCGGCGGCACCGAGGCGGCCACCCACCCGCTGCCGATCGCCTCGTTCGCGAAGATGCAGGCGCTCTCGACCCGCAACGACGACCCGGCCGGCGCCTCCCGTCCCTATGACGTGGACCGGGACGGCTTCGTCCTCGGTGAGGGGGCCGCCGTCGTGGTGCTGGAGAGCGAGGAGCACGCCCGGGCCCGCGGCGCACGCATCTACGCCCGGGTGGCCGGTGCCGGCATGAGCGCCGACGCCTACGACGTCGCCCCTCCCGACCCCTCCGGTGCCGGGCAGTCGCGCGCCCTGCGGCTGGCCCTCGAGAACGCCGGGATCACCGCCGCGGACCTGGTCCACATCAACGCCCACGCCACGTCGACTCCGGCCGGCGACGGCGTCGAGGCTGCGGCCATCCGCGCCAGCCTCGGTGAGCACGCCGACCACGTCGCGGTCTCGGCCACCAAGTCGATGACGGGGCACCTGCTCGGCGGCGCTGGGGCACTGGAGTCGCTGCTGACGATCCTGGCCGTGCGTGACCACCAGGCTCCCCCGACGATCAACGTCGCGAACCCGGAGCCGGGCCTGCCGATCGACCTGGTGCGCGACACCCCGCGCGACCTGCCGGCCGGGCAGATCGCGGCGCTGAACAACGCCTTCGGTTTCGGTGGTCACAACGTCGCGCTGGTCATCACCAGCGCCTGA
- the def gene encoding peptide deformylase, protein MAFRDIRVVGDPVLRTPCDEITAIDGRVRSLVSDLLETVDHDGRAGLAANQIGVSMRAFAWNIEGDLGYVLNPRLVEVSEDAQEGDEGCLSVPGLFYPTRRGRYARVEGTDLDGGSVVVEGEGLMARCLQHECDHLDGRLYLSRLEPAVRKEALWVVRDRF, encoded by the coding sequence ATGGCCTTCCGTGACATCCGCGTGGTCGGAGACCCTGTCCTGCGCACACCCTGCGACGAGATCACCGCCATCGACGGCCGCGTCCGCTCGCTGGTCTCGGACCTGCTCGAGACCGTCGACCACGACGGGCGAGCGGGGCTGGCCGCGAACCAGATCGGGGTGAGCATGCGCGCCTTCGCCTGGAACATCGAGGGCGATCTCGGCTATGTGCTCAACCCCCGGCTGGTGGAGGTCTCCGAGGACGCGCAGGAGGGGGACGAGGGATGCCTGTCGGTGCCCGGCCTGTTCTACCCGACCCGGCGCGGGCGCTATGCCCGGGTCGAGGGCACCGACCTCGATGGCGGGTCCGTCGTCGTGGAGGGTGAGGGCCTGATGGCACGCTGCCTGCAGCACGAGTGCGACCACCTGGACGGGCGGCTGTACCTGTCCCGGCTGGAGCCGGCCGTGCGCAAGGAGGCCCTATGGGTGGTCCGGGACCGGTTCTGA
- a CDS encoding LPXTG cell wall anchor domain-containing protein — protein sequence MTTRRRRLAVVVPAVLFALLWPSAASAADEIGLSNDGRTWGPELSLPLFDADRRWVPGDEETHTFHVRNEGPSAAAMTVAALSPSGDPVLAADVSLSVRLDGGAWRPLDVGANPGQVTLDGVAVDRAVPVDVRAAFDPASGNDTQNRLMPVVLRVTLVGDVPTDAGTGDDGAGSPGDPGGGPSLPDTGSTLGPELLLVGLALGAAGTFLITRRSSDDDLLDGVTR from the coding sequence ATGACAACCCGACGACGACGCCTCGCCGTCGTGGTGCCTGCCGTGCTGTTCGCCCTGCTCTGGCCCTCCGCCGCCTCCGCTGCCGACGAGATCGGCCTCAGCAACGACGGCCGCACCTGGGGGCCCGAACTGAGCCTCCCGCTGTTCGACGCCGATCGACGTTGGGTGCCGGGCGATGAGGAGACCCACACCTTCCACGTACGCAACGAGGGTCCGTCCGCGGCGGCCATGACAGTTGCGGCCCTGAGCCCCAGCGGCGATCCCGTGCTTGCCGCCGACGTCTCCCTCAGCGTGCGCCTCGACGGCGGCGCGTGGAGGCCCTTGGATGTCGGTGCGAATCCTGGGCAGGTCACGCTGGACGGCGTGGCGGTCGATCGGGCCGTCCCGGTCGATGTGCGGGCCGCCTTCGACCCCGCCTCCGGCAACGACACGCAGAATCGCCTGATGCCCGTGGTGCTGCGCGTCACCCTGGTCGGTGATGTGCCCACCGATGCCGGCACGGGCGACGACGGTGCCGGCAGCCCCGGTGATCCCGGCGGCGGCCCGTCCCTGCCCGACACCGGCAGCACCCTCGGGCCCGAGCTCCTGCTCGTGGGCCTCGCCCTGGGTGCGGCCGGCACCTTCCTGATCACCCGGCGGTCCTCCGACGACGACCTCCTGGACGGAGTCACCCGATGA
- a CDS encoding ACP S-malonyltransferase, whose protein sequence is MIALLSPGQGAQAPGMLAPWLEVAGAPELLATFSEAAGQDLHTLGTSADAETIKDTALAQPLIVAASLLSLHALQAELAAREPALTEAGAWVDVAAGHSVGEFAAAAAAGVLPATDALRLVGVRGRAMAEAASRAETGMSAVVGGVAEEVEAALAAHDLVAANVNGGGQVVAAGLRSDLAALEADPPARARVIPLPVAGAFHTSAMAPAVETVRAAAGSLTPADPAVTLLSNAGGEAIGSGAQALEAMVAQISSPVRWDLCQEAMLTAQVSAAVELAPAGVLTGLARRSMRGVETVALKSPDDLASAVDLVLRTRSPRES, encoded by the coding sequence GTGATCGCACTACTGAGTCCAGGACAGGGAGCACAGGCTCCCGGCATGCTCGCGCCATGGCTCGAGGTCGCCGGAGCACCCGAGCTGCTGGCCACCTTCAGCGAGGCCGCCGGGCAGGATCTGCACACCCTGGGCACGAGCGCCGACGCGGAGACCATCAAGGACACCGCGCTCGCGCAGCCGCTCATCGTGGCCGCCTCCCTGCTGAGCCTGCACGCCTTGCAGGCCGAACTCGCCGCCCGCGAGCCCGCCCTGACCGAGGCCGGGGCGTGGGTCGATGTCGCCGCCGGCCACTCCGTCGGCGAGTTCGCTGCTGCCGCCGCGGCCGGGGTCCTGCCGGCCACCGACGCGCTCCGGCTGGTCGGGGTGCGCGGCAGGGCGATGGCCGAGGCCGCGAGCCGGGCCGAGACCGGGATGAGCGCCGTCGTCGGTGGTGTGGCCGAGGAGGTCGAGGCCGCCCTCGCCGCTCACGACCTCGTCGCAGCCAACGTCAACGGCGGCGGGCAGGTGGTCGCCGCCGGGCTGCGCTCCGACCTGGCCGCGCTGGAGGCCGACCCGCCGGCGCGCGCCCGGGTGATCCCGCTGCCTGTGGCCGGTGCCTTCCACACCTCCGCCATGGCCCCGGCCGTCGAGACCGTCCGCGCCGCCGCGGGCAGCCTGACGCCGGCCGACCCCGCCGTCACGCTGCTCAGCAATGCCGGCGGCGAGGCCATCGGTTCCGGCGCCCAGGCGCTCGAGGCGATGGTCGCCCAGATCTCCTCCCCGGTGCGCTGGGACCTGTGCCAGGAGGCGATGCTGACGGCGCAGGTGAGCGCCGCCGTCGAGCTTGCACCCGCCGGCGTGCTGACGGGCCTGGCACGGCGCAGCATGCGCGGGGTCGAGACCGTCGCGCTGAAGTCCCCGGACGACCTCGCATCCGCGGTCGACCTCGTCCTGCGCACCCGTTCCCCGAGGGAGTCCTGA
- a CDS encoding beta-ketoacyl-ACP synthase III: MSKPTLALRPPVAGSRLLSVGGLRGENLVPNDDIVGPINSSDEWIRQRTGISTRARADRTTSVKDLAVGAAQDALAKASLTGADLGAVLVSTVTHFEQTPSLAALVADAIGATPAAAYDISAACAGYCYGIAQADAMVRSGTAEHVLVIGVEKMSDFIDPTDRSISFLLGDGAGAAVVGPSDTPGIAPTVWGSDGGQAGAIYQTHSWLDYRRAELGEPVPTDTPELAEEVSQITSPTLRQQGPTVFKWVISSMPDIARRAVEAAGLQLHDIDVFIPHQANMRITDQLLKLIDFREDVVVGRDIADTGNTSAASIPLATERLLREGQARSGDIALQIGFGAGLVYAAQVVVLP, encoded by the coding sequence ATGTCCAAGCCCACGCTCGCCCTGCGTCCCCCCGTGGCCGGCAGCCGGCTGTTGTCCGTCGGCGGGCTGCGCGGGGAGAACCTCGTGCCCAACGACGACATCGTCGGCCCGATCAACTCCTCCGACGAATGGATCCGCCAGCGCACCGGGATCAGCACCCGCGCACGCGCCGACCGGACCACCTCGGTCAAGGACCTGGCCGTGGGTGCGGCCCAGGACGCGCTGGCCAAGGCGTCACTGACCGGCGCCGACCTGGGCGCGGTGCTCGTCTCCACCGTCACCCACTTCGAGCAGACCCCCTCCCTCGCCGCGCTGGTGGCCGACGCCATCGGGGCCACTCCGGCCGCGGCCTACGACATCTCCGCGGCGTGCGCCGGCTATTGCTACGGCATCGCCCAGGCCGATGCGATGGTTCGCTCCGGCACCGCTGAGCACGTGCTGGTGATCGGCGTCGAGAAGATGAGTGACTTCATCGACCCGACCGACCGGTCGATCTCCTTCCTGCTCGGCGACGGGGCCGGCGCCGCCGTGGTCGGGCCCTCGGACACCCCCGGGATCGCTCCCACCGTCTGGGGCAGCGACGGCGGCCAGGCCGGAGCGATCTACCAGACCCACTCCTGGCTGGACTACCGCCGGGCCGAGCTCGGCGAACCGGTACCCACCGACACCCCCGAGCTGGCCGAGGAGGTCAGCCAGATCACCTCCCCCACGCTGCGCCAGCAGGGGCCGACGGTGTTCAAGTGGGTCATCTCCTCGATGCCGGACATCGCCCGCCGCGCCGTCGAGGCTGCCGGCCTGCAGCTGCACGACATCGATGTGTTCATCCCGCACCAGGCGAACATGCGCATCACCGACCAGCTGCTGAAGCTGATCGACTTCCGCGAGGACGTCGTGGTCGGCCGCGACATCGCCGACACCGGTAACACCTCGGCCGCCTCGATCCCGCTGGCCACCGAACGGCTGCTGCGCGAGGGGCAGGCACGCAGCGGCGACATCGCCCTGCAGATCGGCTTCGGCGCGGGGCTGGTCTACGCCGCGCAGGTCGTGGTCCTGCCCTGA
- a CDS encoding acyl carrier protein, producing the protein MAHSNEEILAGLAEIVNEETGLATDAVQPEKSFTDDLDIDSLSMMTIVTLAEEKFEVRIPDEEVKNLTTVGDAVSFIAQAQA; encoded by the coding sequence ATGGCGCACAGCAACGAGGAAATCCTCGCCGGTCTGGCAGAGATCGTGAACGAGGAGACCGGACTGGCCACGGACGCGGTCCAGCCCGAGAAGTCCTTCACCGACGACCTCGACATCGACTCGCTGTCGATGATGACGATCGTCACCCTCGCCGAGGAGAAGTTCGAGGTCCGGATCCCCGACGAAGAGGTCAAGAACCTCACCACCGTGGGCGACGCCGTCTCGTTCATCGCCCAGGCCCAGGCCTGA
- a CDS encoding SipW-dependent-type signal peptide-containing protein — MSQPSSTASDGRPRVRRRRVRSVHIRLVLCLGLFAFPAGVGTMAYYTDTATIETGPIESGTLDLTVGTTADNSTNLAGQGGQYRYSELTIADLTPGESIARPFAVRNAGTVPFAYNATITTTNNDLVASGSGLRVQIHPDSTPTETGSEEMFNRSGTCSGTAVSNQAVSTTSTADIHPTDQVLEPGEVRVYCARILLHTDSPNALQAQLTTLQIGLSAVQVQAP, encoded by the coding sequence ATGAGCCAGCCTTCCAGCACAGCCTCCGACGGGCGGCCACGGGTGCGCCGCCGTCGGGTGCGTTCGGTGCACATCCGCCTGGTGCTGTGCCTGGGCCTGTTCGCCTTCCCCGCAGGCGTGGGGACGATGGCCTACTACACCGACACGGCGACGATCGAGACCGGCCCCATCGAATCGGGCACTCTCGACCTCACGGTGGGGACCACCGCAGACAACAGCACCAACCTGGCGGGCCAGGGTGGGCAGTACCGGTACTCCGAGCTGACCATCGCCGACCTCACGCCCGGCGAGAGCATCGCCCGCCCGTTCGCCGTGCGCAACGCGGGCACCGTCCCGTTCGCCTACAACGCCACCATCACGACGACGAACAACGACCTCGTGGCATCCGGCAGCGGCCTGCGGGTGCAGATCCACCCCGACAGCACGCCGACCGAGACCGGGAGCGAGGAGATGTTCAACCGTTCCGGCACGTGCTCCGGGACCGCAGTGAGCAACCAGGCCGTCAGCACCACGAGCACGGCCGACATCCATCCCACCGACCAGGTGCTCGAACCCGGCGAGGTGCGCGTCTATTGCGCGCGGATCCTGCTCCACACCGATTCGCCCAACGCGCTGCAGGCCCAGTTGACCACGCTGCAGATCGGGCTGAGCGCGGTGCAGGTGCAGGCTCCGTGA
- a CDS encoding alpha-N-arabinofuranosidase gives MSAPATRAIINADVPGPVINRHVYGHFAEHLGRCIYGGFYVGEDSEIPNERGIRRDVVEALRALKIPNLRWPGGCFADEYHWMDGIGPKDERPAMVNTHWGNVEENNHFGTHEFMDLCEMLGAEPYINGNVGSGTVREMADWVEYLTRDGDSPMVRLRKQNGREEPWTVPFWGIGNEAWGCGGNMSAQHYAEEARRYATYCRDHGDNRLYRIAAGANSDDYVWTETLMKALNELGGCGRDPRGIYQAISVHYYSVVGPWHDKGSALEFTEDDYYATMAKAAFADDLLRRHSTVMDNYDPDKKVGLVLDEWGTWWNVEPGTNPGFLYQQNTMRDALVASTHFDIFHRHADRLVMANIAQTVNVLQAMILTDPDSGALVLTPTYHVFEMNSGHQDAASLRVDVPGGLPEREVGETSLATVSLSASRKDGTVLVSLSNLDAGEPAVVDLDLRGCQVGSVRARALTAPELAGHNTPQAPDTVAPRAHEGVTRSGDGLRVELPAHSFVTLSVDVD, from the coding sequence ATGAGCGCACCCGCCACCCGGGCCATCATCAACGCCGACGTCCCGGGACCGGTGATCAACCGGCACGTCTACGGCCACTTCGCCGAGCACCTGGGCCGTTGCATCTACGGCGGCTTCTACGTCGGTGAGGACAGTGAGATCCCGAACGAGCGCGGGATCCGGCGCGATGTCGTGGAGGCGCTGCGGGCGCTGAAGATCCCGAACCTGCGCTGGCCGGGTGGTTGCTTCGCCGATGAGTACCACTGGATGGACGGGATCGGGCCCAAGGACGAGCGTCCCGCGATGGTCAACACGCACTGGGGCAATGTGGAGGAGAACAACCACTTCGGCACCCACGAGTTCATGGACCTGTGCGAGATGCTGGGAGCCGAGCCCTACATCAACGGCAACGTCGGCTCCGGCACGGTGCGGGAGATGGCCGACTGGGTCGAGTACCTCACCCGGGACGGTGACTCGCCGATGGTGCGTCTGCGTAAGCAGAACGGGCGCGAGGAGCCGTGGACGGTGCCGTTCTGGGGCATCGGGAACGAGGCCTGGGGGTGCGGGGGCAACATGTCGGCCCAGCACTACGCCGAGGAGGCCCGCCGCTACGCCACATACTGCCGCGACCACGGCGACAACCGGCTCTACCGGATCGCGGCGGGCGCCAACTCCGATGACTACGTGTGGACCGAGACGCTCATGAAGGCGCTCAACGAGCTCGGCGGGTGCGGCAGGGACCCGCGGGGGATCTACCAGGCGATCTCGGTTCACTACTACTCGGTGGTGGGCCCCTGGCACGACAAGGGTAGTGCCCTGGAGTTCACCGAGGACGACTACTACGCCACGATGGCCAAGGCCGCCTTCGCCGACGATCTGCTGCGGCGCCACTCCACGGTGATGGACAACTACGACCCGGACAAGAAGGTCGGCCTGGTGCTGGACGAGTGGGGCACCTGGTGGAACGTCGAGCCGGGCACCAACCCGGGCTTCCTGTACCAGCAGAACACGATGCGGGACGCGCTCGTGGCGAGCACTCACTTCGACATCTTCCACCGCCACGCCGACCGGCTGGTGATGGCGAACATCGCCCAGACGGTCAACGTGCTGCAGGCGATGATCCTCACCGATCCCGACTCCGGTGCACTCGTGCTCACCCCGACCTACCACGTGTTCGAGATGAACTCCGGTCACCAGGACGCGGCCAGCCTGCGGGTGGACGTGCCGGGCGGGCTGCCCGAGCGTGAGGTGGGGGAGACCTCGCTGGCGACCGTCTCGCTCTCGGCCAGCAGGAAGGACGGCACGGTGCTGGTCTCGTTGTCGAACCTGGACGCCGGTGAGCCGGCCGTGGTGGACCTCGACCTGCGCGGCTGCCAGGTCGGATCCGTCCGGGCTCGCGCGCTCACCGCTCCCGAGCTCGCCGGGCACAACACCCCGCAGGCCCCGGACACCGTGGCACCGCGCGCGCACGAGGGCGTCACCAGGTCCGGCGACGGTCTGCGGGTGGAGCTGCCGGCGCACTCGTTCGTGACCCTCAGCGTGGACGTGGACTGA
- a CDS encoding signal peptidase I, which produces MRRIADALLWMGAVLGALSLVAAVLVATLSLVPLVFTSGSMSPEIPAGSLGVARTVPAADLAVGDVVSVESAEGTRVTHRIVAVEESAGEALLTLQGDANGAPDAEPYPVTEADRLIFSVPGVGSVLSSLANPFVVFGAGVLAAGVVFGVWTSVRSSRGRPRAGSGETPDAEDRSDSADSAGRTGRVVASLLVVALPALVALQPAEPTAAAFSDTGTVNTSGFMTHRVGQPTGGTCSSSPSPSMTVTTPASDPRYTYWVRAYTAASGGEPVSSAKQMTGSGANRTVTVSPGEFSPALTAGTTYYLRVFARVAGTTWESAVYLYTPFSRSQANVLTCGEAPSPPTITFTEPLDGASNTGAVTRANVAARCGPNQAACGTATDSNGTVVSPVQYILRRTGFLGTQCWSGSSWVSSCNYRDTTFNASTGQWSVPATTSPYANQFLSTMDYTLTIQAKDNLDYTIVRTITYSVRPS; this is translated from the coding sequence ATGCGCAGGATCGCCGACGCGCTGCTGTGGATGGGCGCGGTGCTCGGGGCACTGAGCCTGGTCGCCGCCGTGCTCGTCGCAACTCTGAGTCTGGTTCCGCTCGTCTTCACCTCCGGCTCCATGTCTCCGGAGATCCCCGCCGGCTCTCTCGGCGTGGCCCGCACGGTGCCGGCGGCCGACCTCGCGGTCGGCGACGTCGTCAGTGTCGAGTCGGCCGAGGGCACCAGGGTCACGCACCGGATCGTGGCCGTCGAGGAGAGCGCAGGTGAGGCGCTGCTGACGCTGCAGGGCGACGCCAACGGCGCTCCCGACGCCGAGCCGTACCCGGTGACCGAGGCCGATCGCCTGATCTTCTCGGTGCCCGGGGTGGGCAGCGTCCTGTCGTCGCTGGCGAACCCGTTCGTGGTGTTCGGTGCCGGCGTCCTCGCGGCCGGCGTCGTGTTCGGGGTGTGGACCTCCGTGCGCAGCTCCCGCGGGCGGCCTCGAGCCGGATCCGGCGAGACCCCGGATGCCGAGGACCGCTCCGACAGTGCCGACAGTGCCGGTCGTACCGGCCGGGTGGTGGCGAGTCTGCTGGTGGTGGCGTTGCCCGCCCTGGTCGCGCTGCAGCCGGCCGAGCCGACCGCGGCCGCCTTCAGCGACACCGGTACCGTCAACACCTCGGGGTTCATGACCCACCGGGTCGGCCAGCCGACGGGCGGGACCTGCTCCTCCTCGCCGTCGCCGTCGATGACGGTGACCACCCCCGCGTCCGATCCCCGTTACACCTACTGGGTACGGGCCTACACCGCCGCCTCGGGGGGCGAGCCCGTCTCCTCGGCCAAGCAGATGACGGGATCGGGCGCCAATCGCACGGTCACGGTGTCCCCGGGCGAGTTCTCGCCGGCACTGACCGCGGGCACCACCTACTACCTGCGGGTCTTCGCCCGGGTGGCCGGCACCACCTGGGAATCCGCCGTGTACCTCTACACCCCGTTCTCGCGCTCGCAGGCGAACGTGCTCACCTGCGGTGAGGCGCCCAGTCCCCCCACCATCACCTTCACCGAACCGCTGGACGGGGCCTCCAACACCGGGGCGGTGACGCGTGCCAACGTCGCGGCGCGGTGCGGTCCGAACCAGGCCGCGTGCGGCACGGCCACCGACAGCAACGGCACCGTCGTCTCGCCGGTCCAGTACATCCTGCGCCGCACCGGCTTTCTGGGCACACAGTGCTGGAGTGGCAGCAGCTGGGTCAGCTCCTGCAACTATCGGGACACGACGTTCAACGCCTCCACCGGACAGTGGTCGGTGCCCGCCACCACCAGCCCCTACGCCAACCAGTTCCTGAGCACGATGGACTACACGCTCACGATCCAGGCGAAGGACAACCTGGACTACACCATCGTCAGGACGATCACCTACTCGGTCAGGCCGAGCTAG
- a CDS encoding DUF3145 domain-containing protein, translating to MSGVITRGVFFVHSAPRALCPHVEWAAGSVIEARMSFDWTAQPAAPGMYRAEASWMGPAGSGARLASALRGWTHLRYEVTEEPSRGVDGGRWSHTPELGIFHSQVDAYGNNVVPEDRVRAAMEHASDPVRMARELELALGQAWDDELEPFRYAGAGVPVRWLHRVG from the coding sequence ATGTCTGGTGTGATCACCCGCGGTGTGTTTTTCGTGCACTCAGCGCCGCGCGCGCTCTGCCCGCATGTCGAGTGGGCAGCAGGCTCGGTCATCGAGGCCCGGATGTCCTTCGACTGGACCGCTCAACCGGCGGCACCCGGGATGTACCGCGCGGAGGCGTCGTGGATGGGCCCGGCCGGTAGCGGTGCTCGCCTGGCCTCGGCGCTGCGCGGATGGACCCATCTGCGCTACGAGGTCACCGAGGAGCCCAGCCGGGGCGTCGACGGCGGCCGCTGGAGCCACACACCCGAGCTCGGGATCTTCCACTCCCAGGTGGACGCCTACGGGAACAACGTCGTGCCCGAGGATCGCGTGCGGGCCGCGATGGAGCATGCGAGCGATCCGGTCCGGATGGCGCGTGAGCTGGAGCTGGCCCTCGGGCAGGCCTGGGACGACGAGCTGGAGCCGTTCCGCTACGCCGGCGCCGGGGTGCCGGTCCGCTGGCTGCACCGAGTGGGCTGA
- a CDS encoding alternate-type signal peptide domain-containing protein: protein MKNSTKGALAVGAAATLLLGGAGTLAYWTAEDEVDAGPIEAGSIALTAADCEGFVYTDETPADLIVPGDTVTNDCVATLVLEGDNIGATLTIDPLTLPPEGENALADELTAEVELLDDTGAVISEVEGAGTYTLTAQVTVDYPYGDEPNNDGQDGIVDLDSLGLVAVQTNVDEAP, encoded by the coding sequence GTGAAGAACTCCACCAAGGGCGCCCTGGCCGTGGGAGCCGCAGCGACGCTGCTGCTCGGCGGCGCCGGCACGCTCGCCTACTGGACCGCCGAGGACGAGGTCGACGCCGGGCCCATCGAGGCGGGTTCGATCGCGCTCACCGCAGCCGACTGCGAGGGCTTCGTCTACACCGACGAGACCCCGGCGGACCTCATCGTCCCCGGTGACACCGTGACCAACGACTGCGTGGCCACGCTCGTGCTCGAGGGTGACAACATCGGCGCCACCTTGACCATCGACCCGCTGACGCTGCCGCCGGAGGGTGAGAACGCTCTCGCCGACGAGCTGACCGCGGAGGTCGAGCTGCTCGACGATACCGGTGCTGTCATCTCCGAGGTCGAAGGGGCCGGAACGTACACCCTGACCGCCCAGGTCACCGTGGATTACCCCTACGGCGACGAGCCGAACAACGACGGGCAGGACGGCATCGTCGACCTCGATTCGCTCGGCCTCGTGGCGGTCCAGACGAACGTCGACGAGGCGCCCTGA
- a CDS encoding signal peptidase I, whose amino-acid sequence MRASSVPVQGQRHRRSSATAGRPHRSALRLAWRALVWAVLMVLVLVLIAGVLLPRVAGGTPYAVLTGSMQPSYPPGTLVVVKPVAIEEIAVGDVITYQLASGEAAVVTHRVVSVGSSLGGSGERVLRTQGDTNNVADAEPVREVQIRGRLWYAVPHLGHVTTWVSGPTREVVTSAAAAALLVYAVWKFRLAALERRSSRDQGGPDT is encoded by the coding sequence GTGAGGGCGTCGTCAGTCCCGGTGCAGGGCCAGCGGCATCGCCGCTCGTCCGCCACCGCCGGGCGCCCACACCGGTCCGCGCTGCGTCTCGCGTGGCGCGCGCTGGTGTGGGCGGTCCTGATGGTGCTGGTCCTGGTGCTGATCGCCGGCGTCCTGCTCCCTCGCGTGGCCGGCGGGACCCCCTACGCCGTGCTCACCGGCTCGATGCAGCCGAGCTACCCACCCGGGACGCTCGTGGTGGTCAAGCCCGTCGCGATCGAGGAGATCGCGGTCGGTGACGTCATCACCTACCAGCTCGCGTCAGGAGAGGCCGCGGTGGTCACCCACCGCGTCGTCTCCGTCGGCTCGAGCCTGGGTGGATCCGGGGAACGGGTGCTGCGGACGCAGGGGGACACGAACAACGTGGCCGATGCCGAACCGGTCCGCGAGGTCCAGATCCGGGGCCGCCTCTGGTACGCGGTGCCGCACCTGGGCCACGTCACCACGTGGGTCTCCGGCCCCACCAGGGAGGTCGTGACCAGCGCGGCGGCAGCAGCCCTGCTCGTCTACGCGGTGTGGAAGTTCCGCCTGGCAGCCCTCGAACGCCGAAGCAGCCGAGACCAAGGAGGTCCGGACACATGA